The following coding sequences lie in one Cyanobacterium sp. Dongsha4 genomic window:
- a CDS encoding biotin transporter BioY — translation MNNNGLPPQPISPVNEFFWALIGLMLTIFGTFVEVFFVIPTNATNLENIDTTSLGITYQLAGVFLTGMVGGRNAAAYAQIAYVIMGLFKLPIFYQGGSFDYIQYPSFGYILGFIPGAWLCGFLVLPGKRRLELFTISAFLGLLVIHLFGILYLILYTYLTPFLGNQLTPTYLWDAINLYTITPFPSQLALICAISVIAFIIRLILLY, via the coding sequence GTGAATAATAACGGCTTACCTCCACAACCTATATCCCCAGTCAACGAGTTTTTTTGGGCATTAATTGGCTTAATGCTCACTATTTTTGGTACTTTTGTCGAAGTTTTTTTTGTTATCCCTACTAACGCAACAAACCTAGAAAATATAGACACCACATCTTTAGGAATCACTTATCAACTAGCTGGAGTATTTTTAACTGGAATGGTAGGAGGGAGAAATGCCGCCGCCTATGCCCAAATTGCTTATGTAATTATGGGATTATTCAAACTACCCATATTTTATCAAGGAGGAAGTTTTGACTATATCCAATATCCTAGTTTTGGTTATATTTTAGGTTTTATTCCTGGTGCATGGTTATGTGGTTTTTTAGTTTTGCCCGGTAAGCGTCGCCTTGAATTATTTACCATAAGTGCATTTTTAGGCTTATTAGTTATTCATCTGTTCGGCATTCTTTATTTAATCTTATATACATATCTAACACCTTTTCTTGGTAATCAATTAACCCCTACTTACTTGTGGGATGCCATTAACTTATATACCATCACTCCCTTTCCTTCACAACTAGCCTTAATTTGTGCGATTTCAGTTATAGCCTTTATAATTCGTTTAATTTTACTT
- the bioB gene encoding biotin synthase BioB produces MVAGYRITKEEALKLTEIEGEENILLLCERADRIRQECCGNVVDLCSIINIKSGNCSENCSFCSQSVHHQGKDSPIYGLKTREEILEYAKAADEAGAKRFCLVSQGRGIKYNSPKNSEFEEILATVKQIIAETNVKPCCALGEITLEQAQALKEAGVTRYNHNLESSANFYDRIVTTHTWQDRVDTVKNLKAVGIQACTGGIMGMGESWTDRIDLALSLRELEVESVPINFLNPREGTPLGEQIKLTPLEAVKAIAIFRFILPTQILRYAGGREAVLGEWQKQGLKSGINAMLIGNYLTTLGQSPEQDHAMLAELGLEGGETPVK; encoded by the coding sequence ATTGTTGCAGGGTATCGTATTACAAAAGAAGAAGCCCTCAAATTAACGGAAATAGAAGGAGAAGAGAATATATTATTGTTGTGTGAAAGAGCCGATCGCATCCGTCAAGAATGTTGTGGTAACGTAGTCGATTTGTGTAGTATTATTAATATTAAATCTGGTAACTGTTCAGAAAATTGCAGTTTTTGTTCTCAATCTGTTCATCATCAGGGAAAAGACTCCCCCATTTATGGCTTAAAAACCAGAGAAGAAATTTTAGAATATGCCAAAGCCGCCGATGAGGCAGGAGCAAAAAGATTTTGTTTAGTGTCCCAAGGAAGAGGTATTAAGTATAATAGCCCGAAAAATAGCGAATTTGAAGAAATTTTAGCCACTGTTAAACAAATTATCGCTGAAACAAATGTTAAACCTTGTTGTGCATTAGGTGAAATTACCCTTGAACAAGCTCAAGCATTGAAAGAAGCAGGTGTTACTCGCTACAATCATAATTTAGAATCTTCCGCTAATTTCTACGATCGCATCGTTACTACTCACACATGGCAAGATAGAGTAGATACCGTCAAAAATCTTAAAGCAGTAGGAATTCAGGCCTGTACAGGTGGTATTATGGGAATGGGCGAATCATGGACAGATAGAATTGACCTCGCTTTATCCTTAAGAGAATTAGAAGTTGAATCCGTACCAATTAACTTTCTTAATCCCCGTGAAGGCACACCATTAGGAGAACAAATTAAATTAACTCCCCTTGAAGCAGTAAAAGCGATCGCAATTTTTAGATTTATCCTACCAACCCAAATACTTCGTTATGCAGGGGGTAGAGAGGCAGTATTAGGAGAATGGCAAAAACAAGGTCTAAAATCTGGAATTAATGCCATGCTAATCGGAAATTATCTTACCACTTTAGGGCAATCCCCAGAACAAGATCACGCCATGTTAGCAGAATTGGGCTTAGAAGGCGGAGAAACTCCTGTTAAATAA
- a CDS encoding prepilin-type N-terminal cleavage/methylation domain-containing protein, with product MNQYQLLKLFLSLKKSQEKGISLIELIVALVISGIVLAMAASGFVNILRANQDVESKTVRSSNLQKTLAFIQDEMKSARAITRTSTSCAGSDSASCLVLTYPDGSTIDGTTCTITNPRIEYGYEDISASTATQWLKPGLLKRKVFCDSTSGGNWQVIADGLVSGNETNQPTTNCHAELNATVYGTDSNGKGGFRFCLDTDDTDPTTAPNNRLAQIFLYGHIDNNTNIPISVITFARSE from the coding sequence ATGAATCAATATCAATTATTAAAACTATTTTTAAGCCTTAAAAAATCTCAAGAGAAAGGTATTTCTTTAATTGAATTAATTGTTGCCCTTGTTATTAGTGGTATCGTCTTAGCAATGGCGGCAAGTGGTTTCGTCAATATATTAAGAGCAAATCAAGATGTAGAATCAAAAACCGTCAGGAGTTCCAATCTACAAAAAACCTTAGCCTTTATACAAGATGAGATGAAAAGTGCGAGAGCGATTACCAGAACATCTACCAGTTGCGCAGGTTCAGATTCTGCCAGTTGTTTAGTTTTAACCTATCCTGATGGTTCAACCATTGATGGTACGACGTGTACCATAACAAATCCACGTATTGAATACGGTTATGAAGATATTTCGGCTTCCACTGCTACTCAGTGGTTAAAACCAGGTCTTTTAAAAAGAAAAGTTTTTTGTGATAGCACCAGTGGTGGAAACTGGCAAGTTATTGCAGATGGTTTGGTAAGCGGAAATGAAACTAATCAGCCTACCACGAATTGTCATGCAGAACTTAACGCAACAGTTTATGGTACAGATAGCAATGGTAAAGGAGGATTTAGATTTTGTCTCGACACCGATGATACAGACCCCACCACTGCCCCGAATAATCGTTTAGCACAAATCTTTTTGTATGGTCACATAGATAATAATACCAATATTCCTATTAGTGTGATTACTTTTGCTAGATCTGAGTAA
- a CDS encoding pilus assembly FimT family protein, producing the protein MRHLVVINLLFNKYSKDKGFSLFEVVVVTVIVGIMAAISVPNLLEEQRQQRVNEAFSKIRGALVEAQINANRKSQNCTVTISETGVTGSPSGCVLENITYDNNIVEVRSTAGTLPQTIAFEYDGSLTGTLLQTIHIKRKNGANETGKCIVIANQLGMIRTGIYDSTVTSSNCNNVENKRYDLNNP; encoded by the coding sequence ATGCGGCACTTAGTTGTAATTAACTTATTGTTTAATAAATACAGTAAAGATAAAGGGTTTAGCTTATTTGAGGTTGTTGTAGTTACTGTCATTGTAGGCATAATGGCGGCTATAAGTGTTCCGAATCTTTTAGAAGAACAAAGACAGCAAAGAGTTAATGAGGCTTTTAGTAAAATTAGGGGGGCATTAGTAGAAGCACAGATTAATGCTAATCGTAAAAGCCAGAATTGTACAGTAACTATTTCAGAGACAGGTGTTACTGGTTCTCCATCAGGATGTGTTTTAGAAAATATCACTTATGATAATAATATTGTTGAAGTTCGCTCTACTGCGGGAACGTTACCACAAACTATTGCATTTGAGTATGACGGGAGTTTAACGGGTACACTTTTGCAAACCATACACATAAAAAGAAAAAATGGGGCAAATGAAACTGGTAAATGTATAGTGATTGCTAATCAGTTAGGCATGATTCGTACTGGAATTTATGATAGTACTGTGACCTCTAGCAACTGTAACAATGTGGAAAATAAGCGATATGACTTGAATAATCCTTAG
- a CDS encoding argininosuccinate synthase: MSRANKVVLAYSGGVDTSVCIPYLKNEWGVKEVITLAADLGQGEELAPIQEKALKCGAVESLVENATEEFVTNYAFPAIKANALYENRYPLSTALARPLIAKLLVEAAEKYGADAVAHGCTGKGNDQVRFDLGITALNPNLKILAPAREWGMSREETIAYGEKFGIESPVKKSSPYSIDRNLLGRSIEAGPLEDPMTEPPEEIYALTKSIMDAPNEPQYVEITFEKGTPVAVDGEALSPVALITKLNEIAGNHGVGRLDMIENRVVGIKSREIYEAPALLVLIKAHEDLESLTLTSDVTHYKRSQVDLMYTRLVYEGLWYNPLKSALDAFIDQTQDRVSGVVRIKFFKGNATIVGRKSHNSLYSSDLSTYGSDDKFDHKAAEGFIYIWGLSSRVWAEKTRL, translated from the coding sequence ATGAGTCGTGCCAATAAAGTAGTTTTAGCTTATTCTGGGGGCGTTGACACCTCCGTTTGTATTCCTTACCTCAAAAATGAATGGGGTGTAAAAGAAGTTATCACCCTAGCGGCGGATTTAGGGCAAGGAGAAGAATTAGCTCCTATTCAAGAAAAAGCTCTTAAGTGTGGTGCTGTTGAATCTTTAGTTGAAAACGCAACGGAAGAGTTTGTTACTAATTATGCTTTCCCTGCTATTAAAGCTAATGCGTTGTATGAAAACCGTTATCCTCTATCTACTGCTTTAGCTCGTCCTTTAATTGCAAAATTATTAGTTGAAGCGGCTGAAAAATATGGAGCAGATGCCGTTGCTCATGGTTGTACTGGTAAAGGAAATGATCAAGTTAGATTTGACTTAGGAATTACTGCTTTAAATCCTAATTTGAAAATTTTAGCCCCCGCTAGGGAGTGGGGAATGAGTAGAGAAGAAACTATTGCCTATGGAGAAAAATTCGGCATTGAGTCTCCTGTTAAAAAATCTTCTCCCTATAGCATCGATCGCAACTTATTAGGACGTAGTATAGAAGCAGGACCTTTAGAAGATCCGATGACAGAACCTCCAGAAGAAATCTATGCCTTAACCAAATCCATTATGGATGCCCCCAATGAGCCTCAATACGTAGAAATTACTTTTGAAAAAGGTACTCCTGTTGCTGTAGATGGAGAAGCCTTATCCCCTGTGGCACTGATTACTAAATTAAATGAAATTGCTGGTAATCACGGGGTTGGCAGATTAGATATGATTGAAAATAGAGTTGTAGGCATCAAGTCGAGAGAAATTTATGAGGCCCCTGCACTGTTGGTGTTAATTAAAGCCCATGAAGATTTAGAAAGCCTCACTTTAACCAGCGATGTTACCCATTATAAACGTTCTCAAGTTGATTTAATGTACACCCGTTTGGTTTATGAAGGTTTATGGTATAACCCTCTTAAATCGGCTTTAGATGCTTTTATTGATCAAACTCAAGATAGAGTAAGCGGCGTTGTCAGAATTAAATTTTTCAAGGGTAATGCCACCATTGTGGGCAGAAAATCTCATAACTCTCTTTATAGTTCTGATTTGTCAACTTATGGCAGTGACGACAAATTTGACCATAAAGCCGCCGAGGGATTCATTTATATTTGGGGATTATCCTCCCGTGTTTGGGCGGAAAAAACTAGACTTTAA
- a CDS encoding tubulin-like doman-containing protein, whose translation MSFYVIGIGGTGAKCIEAIAHLASVGLIPTNMLKVLYIDADETNGNLQRSQRTVSTYQRCFQLLKGKHQECAWMTTNLDSYGVWSPFTNNNADRKLGSFFSYETLKQTSPPLGNLFDVLYTEDERQVSLEVGFRGRPAIGSSIMTQINLESLEQEPWRSLINEIENNAGGGSQTKVLLCGSIFGGTGASGLPTIGRLIANKLEKDGVRDSVKIGCIFGLPYFNFPKNSNTNEQVYASSDLFLLNTEAALRYYKEQAHQFDTKYLIGNQSMEKLGDFSVGKDTQVNRPHFVEFYAGLAARHFFCDNPPEGVHVMSRNEAGILQWDDIPQVEEVKAKLVNAARFAFIWLADFEDQLQKAKTAGIKELNGLAWFDKFFQGVGMFGVKTRKHLPDLSESDQQDAIKNVTAWCEDFLRWLRDIHYCDNERVQLFKAREYFGNPKSLKGEKFSDLLWDDSRSKELLQDDNAITLKNKIGELDTRDFGEPNQGVAGLAKAVYVCCKV comes from the coding sequence ATGAGTTTTTATGTTATCGGTATTGGTGGCACGGGGGCTAAATGTATAGAGGCGATCGCGCACTTGGCTTCTGTGGGTTTAATTCCTACCAATATGTTAAAAGTTTTATATATAGATGCAGATGAAACTAACGGTAATTTACAGCGATCGCAACGTACGGTTAGTACCTATCAAAGATGTTTTCAGCTACTTAAAGGGAAACATCAAGAATGTGCATGGATGACTACAAACCTTGATTCTTATGGAGTTTGGTCGCCTTTTACTAACAATAACGCCGATCGCAAATTAGGGTCATTTTTTTCCTACGAAACCTTAAAACAGACTTCTCCCCCATTGGGTAACTTATTCGATGTACTTTACACCGAAGATGAAAGACAAGTTTCCCTAGAAGTGGGCTTTAGGGGCAGACCTGCGATCGGATCTAGTATTATGACCCAAATTAACCTCGAAAGCCTAGAACAAGAGCCTTGGCGTAGCTTAATCAACGAAATCGAAAACAATGCAGGGGGAGGTTCTCAAACGAAAGTCTTACTCTGTGGGTCAATTTTTGGCGGTACAGGTGCATCAGGCTTACCCACCATTGGAAGGTTAATTGCCAATAAACTGGAAAAAGACGGAGTTAGAGATAGCGTCAAAATCGGCTGTATCTTTGGCTTACCCTACTTTAATTTTCCTAAAAATAGTAATACAAATGAACAGGTTTACGCCAGTTCCGATCTCTTTTTACTAAATACTGAAGCCGCTTTAAGATATTACAAAGAACAAGCCCACCAATTTGACACCAAATATCTCATCGGCAATCAGAGTATGGAAAAACTAGGGGATTTTAGCGTTGGCAAAGACACCCAAGTCAATCGCCCTCACTTTGTGGAATTTTACGCTGGTTTAGCCGCCCGTCATTTCTTTTGTGACAATCCCCCTGAAGGTGTCCATGTTATGAGTCGCAATGAAGCGGGGATTTTACAGTGGGATGATATACCCCAAGTAGAAGAAGTGAAAGCCAAGCTAGTCAACGCCGCCCGTTTCGCCTTTATCTGGTTAGCAGATTTTGAAGACCAATTACAGAAAGCGAAAACTGCTGGTATTAAAGAATTAAACGGTTTAGCATGGTTCGATAAATTCTTTCAGGGAGTAGGAATGTTTGGGGTAAAAACGAGAAAACACCTACCCGATTTAAGCGAATCAGATCAACAGGATGCCATTAAAAATGTTACCGCTTGGTGTGAGGACTTTTTACGATGGTTAAGAGATATTCACTACTGCGATAACGAAAGGGTACAACTGTTCAAGGCAAGAGAATATTTCGGTAATCCCAAGAGTTTGAAAGGGGAAAAATTCTCAGATTTATTGTGGGATGATTCTCGCTCCAAAGAACTATTGCAAGATGATAACGCTATCACTCTCAAAAATAAAATAGGGGAATTAGATACCCGTGATTTTGGCGAACCGAATCAGGGAGTGGCAGGATTAGCAAAAGCGGTTTATGTCTGTTGCAAAGTGTGA
- the vapB gene encoding type II toxin-antitoxin system VapB family antitoxin: protein MTTQTIDLTEMILTKIKDLPLEQQQEILDFTEFITHKYTKNSEEKNKSNGKRVAGLFKGKGWISDDFNEPLSPEILGDII from the coding sequence ATGACTACTCAAACGATTGATTTAACCGAGATGATTTTAACGAAAATAAAAGATTTACCCTTAGAGCAACAACAAGAAATTTTAGATTTTACTGAATTCATTACTCATAAATATACCAAAAATTCAGAGGAAAAAAATAAATCAAATGGAAAAAGAGTTGCAGGTTTATTTAAGGGTAAAGGTTGGATAAGTGATGATTTTAATGAGCCTTTATCACCTGAAATATTAGGGGATATTATATGA